One Planctomycetota bacterium DNA segment encodes these proteins:
- a CDS encoding SDR family oxidoreductase — MLATDLKGKVALVTGASRGLGAAIARALGQRGAKVAVNYFGSENKAKTVADEIRAAGGDAEIFKANVVDETEVNAMTAAVAKRFGPIDILVPNATGPQPFIAIEDLTWEDCVKQLEFFVKSPVLLAKAVVGSMKQRRSGRIINIGSEVLEMAVPRFSNYVSAKGAQLGLTRSWARELAPWQITVNVVSPGWIPTERHADDAQDMKDAYARAVPMGHMGEAMDIGEAVAFLASDAAKFITGQKLSVNGGNSVE, encoded by the coding sequence ATGCTTGCTACGGATCTCAAAGGCAAAGTTGCACTCGTCACCGGCGCTTCGCGCGGACTGGGCGCGGCGATCGCGCGGGCGCTGGGCCAGCGCGGGGCCAAAGTCGCCGTGAACTATTTTGGCTCGGAAAACAAGGCAAAGACCGTCGCGGATGAAATTCGCGCGGCCGGCGGCGATGCGGAGATTTTCAAGGCGAACGTCGTTGACGAAACCGAGGTCAACGCGATGACGGCGGCGGTGGCCAAGCGCTTCGGGCCGATCGACATTCTCGTGCCCAATGCGACGGGCCCGCAGCCGTTCATCGCCATCGAAGATTTGACATGGGAGGATTGCGTCAAACAGTTGGAATTTTTCGTCAAGAGCCCGGTGCTGCTGGCCAAGGCGGTGGTCGGTTCGATGAAGCAGCGGCGGAGCGGGCGCATCATCAACATCGGATCGGAAGTGCTCGAGATGGCCGTGCCGCGCTTCTCCAATTATGTCAGCGCCAAAGGCGCCCAACTGGGCCTGACGCGGTCTTGGGCGCGCGAGCTGGCGCCATGGCAGATCACGGTCAACGTCGTCTCGCCGGGGTGGATTCCCACGGAGCGTCATGCGGACGATGCGCAGGACATGAAGGATGCGTACGCGCGGGCGGTGCCGATGGGGCACATGGGCGAGGCGATGGACATCGGTGAGGCGGTGGCGTTCCTGGCGTCCGACGCCGCCAAGTTCATCACGGGCCAGAAGCTTTCGGTCAACGGGGGCAACAGCGTCGAGTAG
- a CDS encoding tyrosine recombinase, protein MNVPLINQFLEYLQLERHFSPFTARCYGADLRQYAQFLAGASAGGEGATPTSAQATDPAAEVPGVGTAIVSADALAIRRFLTHLDEYEYSAATMARKIATLRSFYKFLHRRGIVAANPMLMIRTPKQAKRLPKAMTVSQIEQLLAAPDDGSTLGARDRAILETLYSTGVRVSELVDLNRHHMDEMGEALVIRGKGKKERIVPLGKHAHNAITRYVETLERDPRFAHVREAVASGDEVPLFINKAGGRLSSRSVRRKLDKYLEQVGLDPSISPHTLRHSFATHLLDNGADLRSVQELLGHQSLSTTQIYTHLTTQRMRTAYDHAHPRAS, encoded by the coding sequence ATGAACGTGCCGCTGATCAACCAGTTCCTCGAATACCTGCAGCTTGAGCGCCATTTCAGCCCCTTCACCGCGCGCTGTTACGGTGCGGACCTGCGTCAGTATGCACAGTTCCTGGCCGGTGCTTCGGCGGGCGGCGAAGGCGCAACGCCGACGTCCGCACAGGCCACGGATCCGGCGGCTGAAGTTCCGGGGGTCGGCACGGCGATTGTCAGCGCTGATGCGCTGGCGATCCGGCGCTTCCTGACGCATCTGGACGAATACGAATACTCCGCCGCGACGATGGCGCGGAAGATCGCCACGCTCCGCAGCTTCTACAAGTTCCTGCACCGCCGCGGCATCGTGGCGGCCAATCCCATGCTCATGATCCGCACGCCCAAGCAGGCCAAACGCCTGCCCAAGGCCATGACCGTTTCGCAGATCGAACAGCTTCTGGCGGCCCCCGACGACGGCTCCACGCTCGGCGCCCGCGACCGCGCGATCCTCGAAACGCTCTACTCCACCGGCGTCCGCGTCAGCGAACTCGTCGATCTGAACCGCCATCACATGGACGAGATGGGCGAAGCGCTGGTCATCCGCGGCAAGGGCAAGAAGGAGCGCATCGTCCCGCTGGGCAAGCACGCGCACAACGCCATCACGCGCTATGTCGAAACGCTGGAGCGCGATCCGCGCTTCGCGCATGTGCGCGAAGCCGTGGCGTCGGGCGACGAGGTTCCGCTGTTCATCAACAAGGCCGGCGGGCGGCTTTCGAGCCGATCGGTCCGCCGCAAGCTCGACAAGTATCTGGAGCAGGTGGGGCTGGACCCGTCGATCAGCCCGCACACGCTGCGCCACTCGTTCGCGACGCACCTGCTCGACAACGGCGCGGACCTGCGCAGCGTGCAGGAGCTGCTGGGCCACCAGTCGCTTTCGACCACGCAGATTTACACGCACCTGACGACGCAGCGCATGCGGACGGCGTACGACCACGCCCATCCCCGCGCTTCGTAA